A genomic region of Dactylococcopsis salina PCC 8305 contains the following coding sequences:
- a CDS encoding WD40 repeat domain-containing protein, which produces MNSKIRLIPKKREQLSDYISAIAWSPQTHLLASCSAAGELCLSSLEGNSIALHQGGERALSCVEFSVQGEFLATAGQAGTLQVWNLQTDPPVLVWEKKYPLSWLDTLQWHPQKPILAYAVGREVYILDLEQKVIIATVPFENSSIFDLSWHPHQDYLAVSGSGGIKVWQLQHLNQSPYELEVPGASLTVAWSKEGNYLASGNLDRTLSILAWENPPPWLMQGFPGKVRKLAWSNSSPTHSPQMAAACMEGIILWRQDKNGDQWQNTVLETHQGFVRDLSFHPSKPFLASAGDDGRIILWNDEKPLKTLKTKIGGFSSLQWHNQGNYLAAGTSHGEVLIWECISEANIKKGFG; this is translated from the coding sequence GTGAACTCTAAAATCCGTTTGATCCCCAAAAAGCGGGAGCAACTTTCTGACTATATCAGCGCGATCGCGTGGTCGCCACAAACCCACCTCCTCGCCAGTTGTTCCGCTGCCGGAGAACTCTGTCTCTCTTCTCTGGAGGGGAATTCGATTGCCCTTCATCAAGGGGGAGAAAGGGCACTTAGCTGTGTAGAGTTTTCTGTTCAAGGGGAGTTTCTTGCTACTGCCGGACAAGCCGGAACCTTACAAGTTTGGAATTTGCAAACCGACCCCCCAGTCTTAGTTTGGGAGAAAAAATATCCTCTCTCTTGGCTGGATACTCTCCAGTGGCATCCTCAAAAACCCATACTGGCTTATGCAGTGGGGCGAGAAGTTTATATTCTGGATTTAGAACAAAAAGTTATTATTGCCACTGTTCCGTTTGAAAACTCTTCTATCTTTGACTTGTCATGGCATCCCCACCAAGATTACTTAGCCGTTAGTGGCAGTGGCGGAATTAAAGTTTGGCAGTTGCAACACCTTAACCAATCCCCCTATGAATTAGAGGTGCCAGGGGCAAGTTTAACTGTTGCTTGGTCAAAAGAAGGAAATTATTTAGCCTCTGGGAATTTAGATCGTACCTTAAGCATCTTGGCATGGGAAAATCCACCGCCTTGGTTAATGCAAGGATTCCCAGGTAAAGTCCGAAAACTTGCTTGGTCTAATTCTTCGCCAACTCATTCTCCTCAAATGGCTGCCGCTTGTATGGAAGGAATTATTCTCTGGCGACAAGACAAAAATGGGGATCAATGGCAAAATACCGTCTTAGAAACTCATCAAGGCTTTGTGAGAGATTTAAGTTTTCATCCCTCAAAACCTTTTTTAGCCTCAGCAGGAGATGATGGTCGAATTATCCTTTGGAACGATGAAAAACCCCTTAAAACCCTGAAAACCAAAATAGGCGGCTTTTCCAGTTTGCAATGGCACAATCAGGGAAATTATTTGGCAGCTGGCACCAGTCATGGGGAAGTTTTAATCTGGGAATGTATAAGTGAAGCCAATATTAAAAAAGGGTTTGGATGA
- a CDS encoding CobW family GTP-binding protein: MTAVSTATKTVPVTILTGYLGSGKTTLLNRILTHEHGKKVAVIVNEFGEVGIDNQLVIDTDEEIFEMNNGCICCTVRGDLIRIIGNLMQRRDKFDHLVIETTGLADPAPVIQTFFLDEELQAQMNLDAIVTVVDAKHIWQHWESEEVQEQVAFADVILLNKTDLVSPEELATLEKRIRGMNTIVKMYNTQYANIPMDQILGVEAFKLEKALDVDPEFLNEEDHEHDDSIFSFTITDSREINLEKLNQWLGNLLQTQGPNIFRMKGILNVAGEKNRFVFQGVHMIFEGQPDRAWKPEESRKNELVFIGRNLDPEQLRKEFQTCLA, translated from the coding sequence ATGACCGCAGTTTCTACAGCAACAAAAACCGTTCCCGTTACGATTTTGACCGGTTACCTTGGGTCAGGTAAAACCACACTTCTCAACCGTATTTTGACTCATGAACATGGCAAAAAAGTGGCTGTTATTGTCAATGAATTTGGGGAAGTAGGAATTGACAATCAACTGGTTATTGATACCGATGAAGAAATTTTTGAAATGAATAACGGTTGTATTTGTTGTACCGTTCGTGGGGATTTAATTCGGATTATCGGCAATCTCATGCAAAGACGGGACAAATTTGACCACTTAGTTATTGAAACCACGGGATTAGCTGATCCTGCTCCTGTGATTCAAACCTTTTTTCTCGATGAAGAATTACAAGCCCAAATGAATCTTGATGCAATTGTTACTGTTGTTGATGCGAAACACATTTGGCAACACTGGGAAAGTGAAGAAGTACAAGAACAGGTAGCTTTTGCTGACGTTATTTTACTCAATAAAACCGATTTAGTTTCTCCTGAAGAGTTAGCGACTCTTGAGAAACGTATCCGTGGTATGAATACCATCGTCAAAATGTATAATACCCAATATGCGAATATCCCGATGGATCAAATTTTGGGAGTAGAAGCCTTTAAGTTAGAAAAGGCTTTAGATGTGGATCCAGAATTTCTCAATGAAGAAGATCACGAACACGATGATTCGATTTTCTCTTTTACCATTACTGACTCACGGGAAATTAATTTAGAAAAACTTAACCAGTGGCTCGGAAATCTGTTACAAACTCAAGGTCCTAATATTTTTCGGATGAAAGGCATTCTCAATGTTGCTGGGGAAAAGAATCGCTTTGTTTTTCAAGGCGTTCATATGATTTTTGAAGGGCAACCTGATCGAGCTTGGAAACCAGAAGAATCTCGAAAAAATGAACTGGTATTTATTGGTCGCAATCTTGATCCTGAGCAGTTAAGAAAAGAATTTCAAACCTGTTTAGCGTGA
- a CDS encoding HupE/UreJ family protein has product MTKPQKRILFLSLALAIPFLFAPAAWAHHPQGGETPDNLIQGFLSGLGHPVVDLDHLAFVIATGLVAIGLQWGIIVPIAFLATALFGTSVHLRAIEMPSLELAIASSVMLFGVMLVMRYRNAFPAFENTAIVAGLSAIAGIFHGYAYGEAIIGAEMTPLVSYLVGFTVIQGGIALASYGLGKQLFQSWRLSRLYSGLMVSAIGVVFFSQAL; this is encoded by the coding sequence ATGACTAAACCGCAAAAGCGCATCCTTTTCCTCAGCTTGGCACTGGCTATTCCCTTTTTGTTTGCTCCGGCGGCTTGGGCGCATCACCCCCAAGGCGGAGAAACTCCCGATAACTTGATTCAAGGCTTCTTATCAGGCTTAGGACACCCCGTTGTCGATTTAGATCATTTAGCGTTTGTCATTGCTACTGGGCTGGTTGCCATTGGCTTGCAATGGGGCATTATTGTCCCGATCGCGTTTTTAGCCACTGCCCTATTTGGCACCAGTGTTCACCTGAGGGCAATTGAGATGCCCTCGTTAGAACTTGCCATTGCCAGTTCTGTCATGCTGTTTGGCGTGATGTTAGTCATGCGTTATCGCAACGCGTTTCCAGCATTTGAAAATACGGCAATCGTGGCTGGCTTAAGCGCGATCGCGGGAATTTTTCATGGCTACGCCTACGGAGAAGCCATTATTGGTGCGGAAATGACTCCCCTAGTTTCCTATTTGGTTGGGTTTACCGTCATTCAAGGAGGGATTGCCCTTGCTAGCTATGGGTTAGGAAAACAGTTGTTTCAATCTTGGCGCTTATCTCGGCTTTATTCAGGATTAATGGTTAGCGCGATCGGTGTTGTTTTCTTTTCTCAAGCCCTTTAG
- the cynS gene encoding cyanase — protein MPVAEITEKLLAAKKEKGITFEDLEKQVGRDEVWIASVIYRQASADMEEAKKIVSALGLPESMAEPLTVPPMKGGLEPQVPTDPLVYRFYEIMQVYGMPVKDVIHEKFGDGIMSAIDFSIEVDRVEDPKGDRVQITMCGKFLPYKKW, from the coding sequence ATGCCGGTCGCTGAAATTACCGAAAAACTATTAGCTGCGAAGAAAGAAAAAGGGATCACCTTTGAGGATTTAGAAAAGCAAGTTGGTCGCGATGAAGTGTGGATTGCCTCAGTGATCTATCGCCAAGCTAGTGCGGATATGGAAGAGGCGAAAAAAATTGTTTCTGCGTTGGGATTGCCCGAAAGTATGGCAGAACCGTTAACAGTTCCCCCGATGAAGGGAGGTTTAGAGCCGCAAGTTCCCACCGATCCGCTAGTTTATCGCTTCTATGAAATTATGCAGGTTTATGGGATGCCTGTCAAAGATGTGATTCATGAAAAATTTGGCGATGGGATTATGAGTGCTATTGATTTTTCCATTGAAGTTGATCGCGTCGAAGATCCCAAAGGCGATCGCGTTCAAATTACCATGTGCGGCAAATTCTTACCCTACAAAAAATGGTAA
- the psbD gene encoding photosystem II D2 protein (photosystem q(a) protein), whose product MTIAVGRAQQQRGVFDLVDDWLKRDRFVFIGWSGLLLFPCAYMAIGGWLTGTTFVTSWYTHGLASSYLEGCNFLTVAVSTPADAFGHSLLFLWGPEANWDFVRWCQTGGLWSFVALHGAFALIGFMLRQFEIARLVGIRPYNAIAFSGPIAVFVSVFLLYPLGQSSWFFAPSFGVAGIFRFILFFQGFHNWTLNPFHMMGVAGILGGALLCAIHGATVENTLFDEGGDSNNTFRAFEPTQAEETYSMVTANRFWSQIFGIAFSNKRWLHFFMLFVPVTGLWMSSVGVVGLGLNLRAYDFVSQEIRAAEDPEFETFYTKNILLNEGLRAWMAPDDQPHQKFEFPEEVLPRGNAL is encoded by the coding sequence ATGACAATTGCAGTAGGACGCGCTCAACAACAAAGAGGAGTCTTCGACCTGGTCGATGACTGGCTCAAGCGCGACAGATTCGTCTTTATTGGCTGGTCTGGTTTATTGCTGTTCCCTTGCGCCTACATGGCGATCGGGGGATGGCTCACTGGAACCACCTTTGTTACCTCCTGGTACACTCACGGTTTAGCAAGCTCTTACTTAGAAGGCTGTAACTTCCTGACCGTAGCGGTTTCCACTCCAGCAGATGCTTTCGGACACTCCTTATTATTCTTATGGGGACCCGAAGCCAACTGGGACTTTGTTCGCTGGTGTCAAACTGGCGGACTGTGGAGCTTTGTCGCCCTTCACGGCGCTTTCGCACTGATTGGCTTCATGCTTCGTCAGTTTGAAATTGCTCGTTTAGTCGGAATTCGCCCTTATAACGCGATCGCATTTTCCGGTCCGATCGCCGTATTCGTCAGCGTCTTCTTACTTTATCCTTTAGGACAGTCTAGCTGGTTCTTCGCGCCCAGTTTCGGAGTTGCAGGTATCTTCCGTTTCATCCTATTTTTCCAAGGCTTCCACAACTGGACGCTTAACCCCTTCCACATGATGGGAGTTGCTGGAATTTTAGGCGGTGCGTTACTCTGTGCAATTCACGGCGCGACCGTAGAAAACACCCTGTTTGATGAAGGTGGCGACAGCAACAACACCTTCCGTGCCTTCGAGCCAACTCAAGCCGAAGAAACCTATTCCATGGTGACAGCAAACCGTTTCTGGAGTCAGATTTTCGGAATTGCGTTCTCCAACAAACGTTGGTTACACTTCTTCATGCTGTTTGTCCCAGTAACAGGACTGTGGATGTCTTCAGTGGGAGTCGTCGGTTTAGGCTTAAACCTGCGTGCGTATGACTTTGTGTCTCAAGAAATTCGCGCAGCAGAAGACCCTGAATTTGAAACCTTCTACACTAAAAACATCTTATTAAACGAAGGTCTCCGTGCATGGATGGCACCGGATGACCAACCCCATCAGAAATTTGAATTCCCAGAGGAGGTACTGCCACGTGGTAACGCTCTCTAA
- the ntrB gene encoding nitrate ABC transporter permease — protein MSKQQVLSNPPQSLPNPSWLQNKNLQALLAFLASLAVFLLLWELGTRLGLFAKLMPPASQTMVDLWGWISDPFYDFGPNDKGIGWQLLFSLRRVSLGFILGSLIAIPVGIAVGLSEVASKAIDPYVQLFKPVSPLAWLPLGLGILQNSELTAVFVIAVSSIWPTLINTKFGISNVSEDYLDVAKTLGASPRRTLFKVILPAAAPNIVSGLRISMGISWLVIVAAEMLVGGTGLGYFVWNEWNNLSITSIITAIIVIGIVGIILDQLFGILQTFVSFGKQSS, from the coding sequence ATGAGCAAACAGCAAGTTCTTTCTAATCCTCCTCAGTCTTTACCGAATCCCAGTTGGCTCCAAAATAAAAATTTGCAAGCCTTACTGGCGTTTTTAGCTTCTTTAGCCGTCTTTCTCCTGCTGTGGGAACTTGGCACTCGCCTAGGACTTTTTGCCAAGCTAATGCCTCCTGCTAGCCAAACCATGGTTGATTTGTGGGGCTGGATTAGTGATCCATTTTACGACTTCGGCCCCAACGATAAGGGCATCGGCTGGCAGCTATTATTCAGTTTGCGTCGAGTGAGTCTTGGCTTTATCCTAGGTTCCCTCATTGCGATTCCTGTGGGGATTGCTGTGGGATTATCGGAAGTCGCCTCGAAAGCAATTGATCCCTATGTGCAGCTTTTTAAGCCTGTCTCTCCTTTAGCTTGGTTACCGTTAGGATTGGGCATTCTCCAAAATTCGGAGTTAACCGCTGTTTTTGTAATTGCAGTTAGTAGTATTTGGCCGACCTTAATTAATACTAAATTTGGCATTAGCAATGTCAGTGAAGATTATTTGGATGTGGCAAAAACCCTTGGCGCGTCTCCACGGCGTACCCTGTTTAAGGTGATTCTTCCGGCTGCTGCCCCCAATATTGTCTCCGGGTTACGCATTAGTATGGGCATTTCTTGGCTGGTGATTGTGGCTGCGGAAATGTTAGTCGGCGGCACCGGTTTAGGTTACTTCGTTTGGAATGAATGGAATAACCTCAGCATTACCAGTATTATCACCGCCATTATTGTCATTGGCATTGTTGGCATTATTCTTGACCAACTTTTTGGCATTTTGCAGACATTTGTTTCATTTGGAAAACAATCATCATGA
- the rpsB gene encoding 30S ribosomal protein S2 has protein sequence MAVISLRELLESGVHFGHQTRRWHPAMRPYIYTARNGVHIIDLVQTAQLMEEAYSYLQDASANGQKVLFVGTKRQAAGIIAQEASRCGAFYVNQRWLGGMLTNWETIKTRVERLKELERLKESGAMARRPKKEAAVLGRELEKLQKYLGGIKMMRRLPDIVVIVDQRREHNAIMECEKLGIPIVSMLDTNCDPGLADIPIPANDDAIRSVKLIVGKLADAIYEGRHGQLDQETEAEYDELEEGIGEYPEYEEEEETPTDSEMATVGESGEE, from the coding sequence ATGGCAGTCATTAGCCTCAGAGAATTATTAGAGTCTGGCGTTCACTTTGGACACCAAACCCGTCGCTGGCATCCCGCCATGCGTCCCTACATTTACACCGCACGGAATGGCGTGCATATTATCGACTTAGTGCAAACCGCACAGTTGATGGAGGAGGCATACAGCTATCTCCAAGATGCCTCCGCAAATGGGCAAAAAGTCTTGTTTGTGGGAACAAAACGACAAGCCGCCGGCATCATCGCCCAAGAAGCCAGTCGTTGCGGTGCGTTTTACGTTAACCAACGCTGGTTAGGGGGAATGTTAACCAACTGGGAAACCATTAAAACCCGTGTGGAACGTCTGAAAGAATTAGAACGTCTCAAAGAAAGCGGTGCAATGGCACGCCGTCCGAAAAAAGAAGCGGCGGTATTGGGACGAGAATTAGAAAAACTGCAAAAATACCTCGGTGGCATCAAAATGATGCGTCGTCTTCCTGATATTGTGGTCATCGTTGACCAGCGTCGGGAACATAACGCAATTATGGAATGTGAGAAATTAGGCATTCCGATTGTTTCCATGTTGGATACGAACTGTGATCCAGGGTTAGCGGATATTCCCATTCCAGCCAATGATGATGCGATTCGATCGGTGAAACTAATTGTTGGTAAACTAGCTGATGCAATCTATGAAGGTCGTCATGGACAATTGGATCAAGAAACTGAAGCCGAGTATGATGAACTAGAAGAAGGGATTGGAGAGTACCCAGAATACGAAGAAGAAGAAGAAACTCCTACCGATTCAGAAATGGCAACAGTTGGGGAAAGTGGAGAAGAATAA
- the psbC gene encoding photosystem II reaction center protein CP43: MVTLSNTYVGSGRDQQSSGYAWWSGNARLINLSGKLLGAHVAHAGLIVFWAGAMTLFEVGHFVPEKPMYEQGLILLPHLGTLGFGVGPGGEVIDTFPYFVVGVLHLISSAVLGLGGIYHAVRGPETLEEYSAFFGYDWKDKNKMTSIIGFHLIILGIGALLLVFKAMFFGGVYDTWAPGGGDVRVINNPTLNPAAIFGYLLSSPFGGEGWIIGVDNMEDIIGGHIWVGLICIAGGVWHILTKPFGWVRRAFIWSGEAYLSYSLGALSLMGFVAASMVWFNNTAYPSEFYGPTNAEASQAQAFLFLARDQRLGANIATSQGPTGLGKYLMRSPTGEIILGGETMRFWDFRGPWLEPLRGPNGLDVDKIRNDIQPWQLRRAAEYMTHAPNGSINSVGGIITEPNSFNYVNLRQWLAGSHFILGFFFLIGHLWHAGRARAAAAGFEKGIARETEPVLSMPDLD, from the coding sequence GTGGTAACGCTCTCTAATACTTATGTCGGTTCCGGTCGTGATCAACAATCTAGTGGTTACGCCTGGTGGTCTGGTAACGCTCGTTTAATCAATCTTTCTGGTAAATTACTTGGCGCTCACGTCGCCCACGCTGGTTTGATTGTGTTCTGGGCAGGTGCAATGACTCTTTTTGAAGTCGGTCACTTTGTCCCCGAAAAGCCCATGTATGAGCAGGGCTTAATCCTTCTCCCTCACCTCGGAACTCTTGGCTTTGGTGTCGGTCCAGGTGGAGAAGTGATTGATACTTTCCCTTATTTCGTTGTTGGCGTATTGCACTTGATTTCCTCCGCCGTTCTCGGTTTAGGTGGAATTTATCACGCCGTACGTGGTCCAGAAACCTTAGAAGAATACTCCGCTTTCTTCGGTTATGACTGGAAAGATAAGAACAAAATGACCAGCATTATTGGTTTCCACCTGATCATCTTAGGGATCGGTGCGTTACTGCTGGTGTTCAAAGCAATGTTCTTCGGCGGCGTTTATGATACTTGGGCGCCAGGTGGTGGTGATGTTCGTGTCATTAATAACCCCACCCTTAACCCCGCTGCGATTTTTGGCTACCTTCTAAGCTCTCCCTTCGGTGGAGAAGGTTGGATCATTGGTGTTGACAATATGGAAGACATCATTGGTGGTCACATCTGGGTTGGCTTAATTTGCATCGCGGGTGGTGTTTGGCACATTCTCACCAAGCCTTTTGGTTGGGTGCGTCGTGCGTTCATCTGGTCTGGTGAAGCATATCTCTCCTACAGCCTTGGTGCGCTCTCTTTAATGGGCTTCGTCGCTGCTTCCATGGTATGGTTCAATAATACTGCTTATCCCAGTGAGTTTTATGGTCCGACCAACGCAGAAGCATCACAAGCGCAAGCCTTCTTATTCTTAGCTCGTGACCAACGTTTAGGGGCAAATATTGCCACTTCTCAAGGTCCCACTGGTTTAGGTAAATACTTAATGCGCTCTCCCACTGGTGAGATTATTCTCGGTGGTGAAACCATGCGTTTCTGGGACTTCCGAGGACCTTGGTTAGAGCCGTTACGTGGACCGAATGGTTTGGATGTGGACAAAATCAGAAATGATATTCAGCCTTGGCAATTACGCCGCGCTGCTGAGTACATGACTCACGCTCCTAACGGTTCGATTAACTCTGTGGGTGGTATTATTACTGAACCCAACTCCTTCAACTACGTTAACCTCCGTCAATGGTTAGCTGGTTCTCACTTCATCTTAGGATTCTTCTTCTTAATTGGTCACTTATGGCACGCGGGTCGCGCTCGTGCTGCTGCTGCTGGTTTTGAAAAAGGTATCGCTCGTGAAACTGAGCCAGTATTATCCATGCCTGATTTAGACTAG
- a CDS encoding ABC transporter ATP-binding protein, translating into MSSLSYNDNSVSAVAEVGDEIQLSLQGITKVFPGKKDWMSKLLRRTSPDFMALDEISLDIKHNKFVSIIGPSGCGKSTLLNIIAGLASPSSGTLLMNGYSLEGPGPDRGLVFQNYALMPWMSVEGNIAFALETVAPTMPKVQQKRAVKENIELVGLTGAEKKHPHELSGGMQQRVGIARALAINPQVLLMDEPFGALDALTRGFLQEEIERIWDQQRKTVIMVTHSIEEALLLSDEIIMMTRGPGAQVDEILEVPFPRPRKREEVETHPEYNNLKLEMEQHLYRETRAVEKSRL; encoded by the coding sequence ATGAGTAGTCTTTCTTATAACGACAATTCTGTCTCTGCAGTAGCGGAGGTAGGAGACGAGATTCAACTTTCTCTCCAAGGGATTACCAAAGTCTTTCCGGGGAAAAAAGATTGGATGAGTAAATTATTGCGTCGCACTTCCCCAGACTTTATGGCGCTAGATGAAATTAGTCTAGATATTAAACACAATAAATTTGTGTCTATTATTGGCCCTTCGGGCTGCGGGAAATCGACGCTCTTAAATATCATTGCTGGGTTGGCTTCCCCTAGCAGTGGAACGCTGTTAATGAATGGCTATTCCCTTGAAGGACCCGGGCCCGATCGCGGCCTGGTTTTTCAAAACTACGCCCTCATGCCTTGGATGAGTGTCGAAGGAAATATTGCCTTTGCCCTAGAAACAGTGGCTCCAACCATGCCCAAGGTTCAGCAAAAGCGCGCGGTGAAAGAAAATATCGAGCTTGTGGGGTTAACCGGAGCCGAAAAAAAGCATCCTCATGAGTTATCAGGGGGAATGCAACAACGGGTAGGCATTGCTCGGGCTTTAGCCATTAACCCGCAAGTGTTGTTAATGGATGAACCCTTTGGCGCGTTAGATGCCCTGACCCGTGGTTTTCTCCAAGAGGAAATTGAACGGATTTGGGATCAACAACGCAAAACCGTGATTATGGTAACTCACAGTATTGAGGAAGCACTACTGCTCTCAGATGAGATCATTATGATGACTCGTGGGCCAGGGGCGCAGGTGGATGAAATTTTAGAGGTTCCCTTTCCTCGTCCCCGCAAACGGGAAGAAGTGGAAACGCATCCTGAATACAACAATCTCAAACTGGAGATGGAACAACATCTCTATCGCGAAACCCGTGCTGTAGAAAAATCTCGTTTGTAA
- the tsf gene encoding translation elongation factor Ts has product MAEISAKLVKELREKTGAGMMDCKKALGESDGDVTKAIEWLRQKGITSAEKKQGRAATEGIIDSYIHTGGRIGVLVEVNCETDFVARREEFQTLVRDIAMQVAAYGNVEYVSTADVPKEIVEREKEIEKGREDLQGKPDNIKDKIVEGRIDKRLKELSLLDQPFIKDQSITVDEYIKQGISVLGENIQVRRFARFVLGEGMEEEE; this is encoded by the coding sequence ATGGCGGAAATATCAGCAAAACTGGTTAAAGAGCTGCGCGAAAAAACTGGCGCTGGCATGATGGACTGTAAAAAAGCGCTTGGGGAAAGTGATGGTGATGTGACAAAAGCCATAGAATGGTTGCGTCAGAAAGGCATTACTTCTGCCGAGAAAAAACAAGGACGCGCCGCCACAGAAGGGATTATTGACAGTTATATCCACACTGGCGGACGCATTGGGGTTTTAGTAGAGGTTAACTGCGAAACCGACTTTGTGGCTCGTCGTGAGGAGTTTCAAACCCTTGTGCGTGACATTGCGATGCAAGTGGCGGCTTATGGCAATGTAGAATATGTTTCTACTGCCGATGTTCCGAAAGAGATTGTGGAAAGAGAAAAGGAAATTGAAAAAGGGCGGGAAGATTTACAAGGAAAACCCGACAATATTAAAGATAAAATTGTTGAAGGACGTATTGATAAGCGTTTGAAAGAGTTATCTTTGTTAGATCAGCCCTTTATCAAAGACCAAAGTATCACCGTTGATGAATACATTAAACAGGGAATTTCGGTTTTAGGTGAGAATATTCAAGTCAGACGGTTTGCTCGTTTTGTCTTAGGAGAAGGGATGGAAGAAGAAGAATAA
- a CDS encoding ABC transporter substrate-binding protein has translation MAIASNRSQSQKWNNLSTQRGHLGDLEMMCLICGGFHMTQDHWQFLQTMPQDPVDLIDDLVNMGIYKSESLNLADTLNRAELRKALFLKAAGKGNPKREKLCNELSKAAGGFDQAFAAAFGPKSAEFFGDAAKISASTRRQFLRNVAIGAALVTLSNCGRNGNQQATSDQETEESVDVSNLEKTNLKIGFIPITCATPIIMSKPLGFYERYGFSAEVVKMPSWAAVRDSAIAGELDAYHMLAPMPIAMTLGLGSSSFPVKLASIENINGQAITVASKYQGQINGPEDFRGFSIGVPFEFSMHNLLLRYYLATGGIDPDKDVQIQVVPPPDSVARLAVEDIDAYLMPDPFNQRAVAEGAGFIHMLTKDLWPGHPCCAFAASDEWIDSNPNTFRALNKAIIDGAGYASNPENRREIAEAISARRYLNQPVEVVEAVLTGQFDDGRGNQRDVPDRIDFDPYPWKSFSHWISSQLVRWDFLPEEKANYGEIADDIFLTDLARELAQEVGQDAPEEIFRTENLMFDEFNPDEASNYVKRQIDEYGV, from the coding sequence ATGGCAATTGCCTCCAACCGGTCTCAGTCTCAAAAATGGAATAATTTATCGACCCAGAGGGGACATCTGGGTGACTTAGAGATGATGTGTTTGATCTGTGGCGGTTTTCACATGACCCAAGATCATTGGCAATTTCTTCAAACAATGCCCCAAGATCCTGTCGATTTGATTGATGACTTGGTTAACATGGGCATTTATAAAAGTGAATCCCTCAATTTAGCCGATACTCTCAATCGCGCCGAACTCCGTAAAGCCCTATTCTTAAAAGCGGCGGGAAAAGGGAATCCCAAACGGGAAAAACTCTGCAACGAACTCAGTAAAGCTGCGGGAGGATTCGATCAAGCCTTTGCGGCTGCTTTTGGTCCCAAATCAGCCGAATTTTTCGGTGACGCAGCAAAAATTAGTGCCAGCACACGACGACAATTTCTGCGTAATGTTGCCATTGGCGCTGCGCTAGTCACCTTGTCAAATTGTGGACGTAATGGGAATCAGCAAGCCACTTCCGACCAAGAAACTGAAGAATCCGTTGATGTCAGCAATTTAGAAAAAACAAATTTAAAAATTGGTTTTATTCCCATTACTTGCGCCACCCCCATTATTATGTCCAAACCCCTAGGCTTTTATGAGCGATATGGGTTTAGTGCTGAAGTCGTAAAAATGCCCAGTTGGGCAGCGGTAAGAGACTCAGCGATCGCTGGTGAGCTAGATGCTTATCATATGTTAGCTCCTATGCCGATCGCGATGACGTTGGGACTAGGCTCATCCTCTTTTCCCGTAAAATTAGCCAGTATCGAAAACATTAATGGTCAAGCAATTACCGTTGCTTCCAAGTACCAAGGACAAATTAATGGACCGGAAGATTTCCGAGGCTTTAGTATTGGCGTTCCCTTTGAATTTTCCATGCACAATCTTCTGTTGCGCTATTACCTAGCAACAGGGGGCATTGATCCCGATAAAGATGTCCAAATTCAGGTGGTTCCTCCTCCGGATAGTGTTGCCCGTTTAGCGGTGGAAGATATCGATGCGTATTTAATGCCTGATCCCTTCAATCAACGGGCAGTTGCCGAAGGAGCCGGATTCATCCATATGCTAACCAAAGACTTGTGGCCTGGTCATCCTTGCTGTGCCTTTGCTGCGAGCGATGAATGGATTGATAGCAATCCCAACACGTTCCGAGCCTTAAATAAAGCCATTATCGATGGGGCAGGATATGCCAGCAACCCCGAAAACCGTCGTGAAATTGCAGAAGCGATTTCGGCACGGCGATACCTCAATCAACCAGTGGAGGTTGTAGAAGCTGTGTTAACCGGTCAATTTGACGATGGAAGAGGAAATCAACGGGATGTTCCGGATCGTATTGATTTTGATCCCTATCCTTGGAAGAGTTTTTCCCACTGGATCAGCAGCCAATTAGTGCGTTGGGATTTCCTCCCTGAAGAAAAAGCAAATTATGGGGAAATTGCTGACGACATTTTCTTAACTGATCTCGCCCGAGAACTAGCCCAAGAAGTGGGACAAGATGCACCCGAGGAGATTTTCCGTACTGAAAACTTAATGTTTGACGAATTTAATCCAGATGAGGCTTCCAATTACGTCAAACGGCAGATTGATGAATATGGGGTTTAA